From the Quercus lobata isolate SW786 chromosome 6, ValleyOak3.0 Primary Assembly, whole genome shotgun sequence genome, one window contains:
- the LOC115950262 gene encoding uncharacterized protein LOC115950262, with product MDENGNWHDSIDGIVEVAMSYFKNLYSTSYPTRISEVLDTIPTRVTEDMNQLLIQEFTREEVEVALKQMHPTKAPGSNAFELMHYLEHKKDGREGVMAIKLDMSKAYNRVEWELFLQGGDPISPYMFLLCADGFSSLINNAVRNQRISGVSICRGCPKITHLFFVDDSLLFCKVNSQECQNLIDILQLYKAASGQKINVDKSSVFFSNNTSDDRRCEVLNMLGPMQDTQHKKYLGLPSIIGKSKVEIFAEIKERVEKKLSRWKEKMLSVGGQEILIKAVAQAIPTYTMSCFQIPKSLCDEIEEMMRKFWWGQRGQESKIAWVSWKKMCKSKLNGGMGFRNLQAFNLAMLAKQAKTILNIPLNHSLPEDQIIWVGNKRGEFNVKSAYYIAVGVLDTMEEGESSSSDSRSPLWKKLWHLNIPPKVRIFAWKMCMNALPTFVNLQRRGVNLCDICPACGKEPKSNFHVFVKCEAARKVWSCWVDSPVNLLNGNMDIIDITLKIVESGTSHDLKVFFGVAWAIWYNRNKIVHEASSQYPDQKGREGQFSVEEVEALAMECGLILAKEQKLSHIILEFDALTAVTSVTADETNGCLGHVYQGIRSLLSSFSSWNIKHVKRDYNRATH from the exons ATGGATGAAAATGGAAATTGGCACGATTCTATTGATGGTATTGTAGAGGTGGCTATGTCATATTTTAAGAATCTGTATTCCACTTCTTATCCAACTCGTATTTCGGAAGTCCTTGATACTATCCCAACTAGAGTCACTGAGGATATGAATCAACTTCTTATTCAAGAGTTCACAAGGGAGGAAGTTGAGGTAGCTCTAAAACAGATGCATCCAACAAAAGCCCCAGGTTCGAATG CTTTTGAACTTATGCACTATTTAGAACATAAGAAGGATGGAAGGGAGGGTGTTATGGCAATAAAgttggatatgagtaaagcataTAATAGAGTGGAGTGGG AATTATTCCTACAAGGCGGAGACCCAATTTCACCTTATATGTTTCTATTGTGTGCAGATGGTTTTTCCTCCCTTATTAATAATGCTGTCAGGAATCAAAGAATTAGTGGAGTATCAATATGTAGAGGCTGTCCCAAGATCACACATCTGTTTTTTGTAGATGATAGTCTATTGTTTTGCAAAGTAAATAGTCAAGAATGCCAAAATCTTATTGATATTCTCCAGCTATATAAAGCTGCATCGGGTCAGAAAATCAATGTGGATAAATCTTCAGTCTTTTTCAGTAACAATACCTCGGATGATAGAAGATGTGAAGTGCTGAATATGTTGGGTCCAATGCAAGATACCCAACATAAAAAATACCTTGGCTTACCCTCAATCATTGGCAAGTCAAAAGTTGAAATATTTGCAGAAATCAAAGAGAGGGTGGAGAAAAAATTATCGAGGTGGAAGGAGAAAATGCTATCAGTGGGTGGCCAAGAGATCCTTATTAAAGCTGTTGCTCAAGCAATTCCAACATACACTATGAGTTGCTTCCAGATCCCAAAGAGTCTTTGTGATGAGATTGAAGAAATGATgagaaagttttggtggggtcaaagggGTCAAGAATCAAAAATTGCTTGGGTTAGCTGGAAGAAAATGTGTAAGTCCAAGCTGAATGGAGGAATGGGGTTCAGAAATTTACAAGCTTTCAACCTTGCTATGCTAGCTAAGCAAG CAAAGACTATCCTGAATATTCCCCTCAACCACAGCCTTCCAGAAGACCAAATCATATGGGTGGGTAATAAAAGGGGAGAATTCAATGTAAAAAGTGCTTATTATATTGCGGTTGGGGTGCTAGATACAATGGAGGAAGGTGAAAGTTCTTCGAGTGATTCTAGGAGTCCTCTTTGGAAGAAACTATGGCACTTAAACATTCCTCCCAAGGTACGTATCTTTGCTTGGAAAATGTGTATGAATGCTCTTCCTACTTTTGTGAACTTGCAAAGAAGGGGTGTTAATCTTTGTGATATTTGTCCAGCTTGTGGGAAAGAGCCTAAATCGAATTTCCATGTTTTTGTTAAGTGTGAAGCGGCTAGGAAAGTGTGGAGTTGTTGGGTAGATAGTCCTGTTAATTTGTTGAATGGAAATATGGATATTATAGATATTACTTTGAAAATTGTTGAATCGGGTACATCCCATGACTTGAAGGTTTTCTTTGGGGTTGCATGGGCAATATGGTATAATAGGAATAAAATAGTGCATGAGGCCTCAAGTCAGTATCCTGATCAGAAGGGAAGGGAA GGTCAATTTTCGGTGGAGGAAGTTGAAGCGCTAGCTATGGAGTGTGGTCTAATTCTTGCCAAAGAGCAAAAGCTATCTCATATCATCTTGGAATTTGATGCATTAACAGCTGTTACTAGTGTCACAGCAGATGAAACAAATGGTTGTCTTGGTCATGTGTATCAGGGGATTCGTAGTTTGTTGTCTTCGTTTAGTAGTTGGAATATCAAGCATGTGAAAAGAGATTACAATAGGGCAACTCATTAG